The following proteins are co-located in the Rhodococcus opacus B4 genome:
- a CDS encoding PEP-utilizing enzyme, translated as MTIIGKGVPSYSFAEAAGTIRRFSSPNDVIDSLDSDLETTIALVASGGTTFLSPILGRLGGIICLDGTLRSHLAIVSREFEVPCLVGTELITDVVDGMTVTLAIEDGAGVVHDVAQAEAPDSPADVGDAWWAYIRRVGDEIAVKDFDVTVSPAALDALIAQELTDDRLDDLIQHMGRAFKPEITRRSGFTSELFPMLPYMSMSVIEDFHSYAERIAIIDKAMPAEELGRRLREGPNKVSPLWIWMIGYHFLCGRECLIKVGTLAPGDRREDIRAVVDFWRRLTLAHRGDGTLDYKDAGFTNRYLPGSVVDELSGGAQALDSPTSKALKRLNATVSGYSFLYFCDSRVGICDSGPYPRSGTRQTIVRDYLSLAPSSWAYPWAEDLAPTYVGLTMALTFDRAAFTEFEINDWGTTFTEPDQLLASVDEAAVYGHRADGTRELLAPESWAEVATDLSKWHMMLYQRFAGMSREERILAATTMYTSGLRPFAAVAGVTGEIDWTMSPDTLALYPDPLDDDDRAAEIFGSALVANGLPGSFSPIR; from the coding sequence ATCGGGAGGAACGACGTTCCTGTCCCCGATCCTCGGGAGATTGGGCGGAATCATCTGCCTCGACGGCACTCTGCGCTCGCACCTCGCGATCGTCTCCCGCGAATTCGAAGTGCCCTGCCTGGTCGGCACCGAACTGATCACCGACGTCGTCGACGGCATGACGGTCACGCTGGCGATCGAGGACGGCGCCGGCGTGGTCCATGACGTCGCGCAGGCCGAGGCTCCCGATTCCCCAGCCGACGTCGGCGACGCCTGGTGGGCGTACATCCGCCGGGTCGGTGACGAGATCGCGGTCAAGGACTTCGATGTCACGGTATCTCCGGCAGCGCTCGATGCACTCATCGCGCAGGAGTTGACGGACGATCGGCTCGACGACCTGATCCAGCACATGGGCCGAGCCTTCAAACCGGAGATCACCCGTCGCTCCGGCTTCACGTCGGAACTGTTCCCGATGTTGCCGTACATGTCGATGTCGGTGATCGAGGACTTCCACAGCTACGCCGAGCGGATAGCGATCATCGACAAGGCCATGCCCGCCGAGGAACTGGGACGGCGGCTGCGGGAGGGCCCGAACAAGGTCAGCCCCCTGTGGATCTGGATGATCGGCTACCATTTCCTCTGTGGCCGCGAATGCCTGATCAAGGTGGGTACGCTCGCACCCGGCGACCGACGTGAGGACATCCGCGCGGTGGTCGACTTCTGGCGCCGGCTCACGCTCGCGCACCGCGGCGACGGCACGCTCGACTACAAGGACGCCGGATTCACCAACCGCTACCTCCCGGGCAGCGTCGTCGACGAGTTGAGCGGAGGCGCACAGGCTCTCGACTCTCCGACGTCGAAGGCGTTGAAGCGACTGAACGCGACCGTATCCGGCTACTCGTTCCTCTACTTCTGTGACTCGCGGGTGGGCATCTGCGATTCGGGCCCCTATCCGCGGTCGGGAACGCGGCAGACGATCGTGCGCGACTACCTCTCGCTCGCCCCGAGTAGCTGGGCCTACCCGTGGGCCGAGGATCTCGCCCCGACGTATGTCGGGTTGACGATGGCGCTGACGTTCGATCGCGCCGCGTTCACGGAGTTCGAGATCAACGACTGGGGAACGACGTTCACCGAACCCGACCAGCTTCTCGCGTCGGTCGACGAGGCCGCCGTGTACGGTCACCGTGCCGACGGCACCCGGGAGTTGCTCGCACCCGAATCCTGGGCGGAGGTGGCGACGGATCTCAGTAAGTGGCACATGATGCTCTATCAACGGTTCGCCGGGATGAGCCGCGAAGAGCGAATTCTTGCTGCCACCACCATGTACACCTCGGGCCTGCGCCCCTTCGCCGCAGTGGCGGGGGTGACCGGCGAGATCGACTGGACGATGTCGCCGGACACGCTGGCCCTGTATCCCGACCCACTGGACGACGACGACCGTGCCGCCGAGATCTTCGGGAGCGCGCTCGTGGCCAATGGACTGCCGGGATCGTTCTCACCCATCCGATAG